A window of the Pseudomonas gozinkensis genome harbors these coding sequences:
- a CDS encoding aminodeoxychorismate/anthranilate synthase component II yields the protein MLLMIDNYDSFTYNVVQYLGELGAEVKVVRNDELTIAEIEALNPERIVVSPGPCTPTEAGISIEAIKHFAGKLPILGVCLGHQSIGQAFGGDVVRARQVMHGKTSPVFHEDKGVFAGLNRPLTVTRYHSLIVKHETLPDCLELTAWTQHDDGSVDEIMGLRHKTLNIEGVQFHPESILTEQGHELFANFLKQTGGTR from the coding sequence ATGTTGCTGATGATCGACAACTACGACTCCTTTACTTACAACGTTGTGCAATACCTCGGCGAGCTGGGGGCCGAGGTCAAGGTGGTGCGCAACGACGAACTGACCATTGCCGAAATCGAAGCACTCAACCCTGAGCGGATCGTGGTATCCCCGGGCCCGTGCACACCGACCGAAGCCGGTATCTCCATCGAAGCCATCAAGCATTTCGCCGGCAAATTGCCGATCCTCGGTGTCTGCCTCGGTCACCAGTCCATCGGCCAGGCTTTTGGCGGCGATGTCGTCCGCGCCCGCCAGGTAATGCACGGTAAGACTAGCCCGGTATTCCACGAGGACAAGGGCGTGTTTGCCGGTCTGAACCGCCCGCTGACCGTCACCCGCTATCATTCCCTGATCGTCAAACACGAAACGTTGCCCGATTGCCTGGAGCTGACGGCGTGGACCCAGCACGATGACGGCTCGGTCGACGAAATCATGGGCCTGCGTCACAAGACCCTGAACATCGAGGGCGTACAGTTCCACCCGGAATCGATCCTCACCGAGCAGGGCCACGAACTGTTCGCCAACTTCCTCAAACAAACCGGCGGCACGCGCTAA
- a CDS encoding phosphoglycolate phosphatase, whose product MSGFEQLFPGQLPRLVMFDLDGTLIDSVPDLAAAVDNMLLSLGRKPAGIESVREWVGNGAPVLVRRALAGGIDHASVDDVEAEHALEVFMQAYGASHELTVVYPGVRDTLKWLHKQGVAMALITNKPERFVAPLLDQMKIGRYFKWIIGGDTLPQKKPDPAALFFVMKMSGIPASQSLFVGDSRSDVLAAKAAGVKCVALSYGYNHGRPIAEESPALVIDDLRKLIPGCLDTAAEITLPDASQSPSGNAIVVVTRKLWMKVIKALARWRWRA is encoded by the coding sequence ATGAGCGGATTTGAGCAGCTGTTCCCGGGGCAACTGCCGCGGTTGGTGATGTTCGATCTGGATGGCACGCTGATCGATTCGGTACCCGACCTGGCGGCGGCGGTGGATAACATGCTGCTCTCCCTCGGGCGCAAGCCTGCCGGTATCGAGTCGGTGCGCGAGTGGGTCGGCAACGGTGCGCCAGTGTTGGTGCGCCGCGCTTTGGCCGGTGGCATCGACCATGCCTCCGTGGATGACGTCGAAGCCGAGCATGCGCTGGAAGTTTTCATGCAAGCCTACGGCGCCAGCCATGAGCTGACCGTGGTCTATCCCGGCGTGCGCGATACCCTCAAATGGCTGCACAAGCAGGGCGTAGCCATGGCGCTGATCACCAACAAGCCGGAGCGTTTTGTCGCGCCGCTGCTGGATCAGATGAAGATCGGCCGCTACTTCAAGTGGATCATCGGCGGCGATACCCTGCCGCAGAAGAAGCCTGACCCGGCGGCGCTGTTCTTCGTCATGAAGATGTCCGGCATCCCGGCCTCGCAATCGTTGTTCGTCGGTGATTCGCGCAGCGACGTGCTGGCGGCGAAAGCGGCGGGGGTCAAGTGTGTTGCGCTGAGTTATGGCTACAACCATGGCCGACCGATTGCCGAGGAATCCCCGGCGCTGGTGATCGACGATCTGCGCAAGCTAATTCCCGGTTGCCTGGATACGGCCGCTGAGATAACGTTGCCCGACGCTTCTCAATCCCCTTCTGGAAACGCCATCGTGGTGGTCACCCGCAAACTCTGGATGAAAGTCATCAAGGCCCTGGCCCGCTGGCGTTGGCGCGCCTGA
- the trpC gene encoding indole-3-glycerol phosphate synthase TrpC — MSVPTVLENILARKVQEVAERSARVSLSELESLAKAADAPRGFAQALLAQAKKKQPAVIAEIKKASPSKGVIRENFVPADIAKSYEKGGATCLSVLTDIDYFQGADAYLQQARAACSLPVIRKDFMIDPYQIVEARALGADCVLLIVSALDDVKMAELASVAKDVGLDVLVEVHDGDELERALKTLDTPLVGVNNRNLHTFDVSLETTLDLLPRIPRDRLVITESGILNRADVELMEISDVYAFLVGEAFMRAESPGIELQRLFFPERGVPVSGSTLD; from the coding sequence ATGAGTGTACCGACGGTTCTGGAAAACATTCTGGCCCGCAAGGTTCAGGAAGTCGCCGAGCGTAGCGCCCGTGTGAGCCTGAGCGAGCTGGAAAGTCTGGCCAAGGCGGCCGATGCACCCCGTGGTTTTGCCCAGGCATTGCTGGCGCAGGCCAAGAAGAAACAACCGGCAGTGATCGCCGAAATCAAGAAGGCGTCGCCGAGCAAGGGCGTGATCCGCGAGAACTTCGTTCCCGCCGACATCGCCAAAAGCTACGAGAAGGGTGGGGCGACCTGCCTGTCGGTGCTGACCGACATCGACTACTTCCAGGGCGCCGATGCCTACCTGCAACAGGCCCGCGCCGCGTGCTCTCTGCCGGTCATCCGCAAGGACTTCATGATCGATCCGTACCAGATCGTCGAAGCCCGTGCCCTGGGCGCCGATTGCGTGCTGTTGATCGTCTCCGCGCTGGATGATGTGAAAATGGCCGAACTGGCGTCGGTCGCCAAAGACGTCGGCCTCGACGTGCTGGTGGAGGTGCACGACGGCGATGAGCTGGAGCGCGCGTTAAAAACCCTCGACACGCCGCTGGTCGGGGTCAACAACCGCAACCTGCACACCTTTGACGTGAGCCTGGAAACCACCCTCGACCTGCTGCCGCGCATTCCGCGCGATCGTCTGGTCATCACCGAGAGCGGGATCCTCAACCGTGCCGATGTCGAGCTGATGGAAATCAGCGACGTTTACGCGTTCCTGGTCGGTGAAGCGTTCATGCGCGCCGAAAGCCCGGGCATCGAGCTGCAGCGTCTGTTCTTCCCGGAGCGCGGCGTGCCGGTGAGCGGTTCGACCCTCGACTGA
- the rpe gene encoding ribulose-phosphate 3-epimerase encodes MQPFVIAPSILSADFARLGEEVDNVLAAGADFVHFDVMDNHYVPNLTIGPMVCAALRKYGVTAPIDAHLMVSPVDRIVGDFIEAGATYITFHPEATLHVDRSLQLIREGGCKSGLVFNPATPLDVLKYVIDKVDMVLLMSVNPGFGGQKFIPGTLDKLREARAIIDASGRDIRLEIDGGVNVNNIREIAAAGADTFVAGSAIFNAPNYQEVIDKMRSELALARP; translated from the coding sequence ATGCAGCCCTTCGTTATTGCTCCGTCGATTCTCTCCGCCGACTTCGCCCGCCTGGGCGAGGAAGTGGACAACGTTCTGGCCGCCGGTGCCGACTTCGTTCACTTCGATGTCATGGACAACCACTACGTACCGAACCTGACCATCGGCCCGATGGTCTGCGCCGCACTGCGCAAGTACGGCGTGACCGCGCCGATCGACGCGCACCTGATGGTCAGCCCGGTGGATCGCATCGTCGGCGACTTCATCGAGGCCGGCGCCACCTACATCACCTTCCACCCGGAAGCCACGCTGCACGTCGATCGTTCGCTGCAACTGATCCGTGAAGGCGGCTGCAAATCCGGCCTGGTGTTCAACCCGGCGACCCCGCTGGACGTGCTCAAGTACGTGATCGACAAGGTCGACATGGTCTTGCTGATGAGCGTCAACCCGGGTTTCGGCGGGCAGAAATTCATCCCCGGCACCCTCGACAAGCTGCGTGAAGCGCGGGCGATCATCGATGCCTCGGGTCGTGACATCCGCCTGGAAATCGACGGCGGCGTCAACGTTAACAACATCCGTGAAATCGCCGCTGCCGGCGCCGACACCTTCGTGGCCGGCTCGGCGATCTTCAATGCGCCGAACTATCAGGAAGTCATCGACAAGATGCGTTCCGAACTGGCGCTGGCTCGCCCATGA
- the trpE gene encoding anthranilate synthase component I, whose amino-acid sequence MIREEFLRLAADGYNRIPLACETLADFDTPLSIYLKLADQPNSYLLESVQGGEKWGRYSIIGLPCRTVLRVHDHHVSITVDGVETESHDVEDPLAFVETFKARYNVPTIAGLPRFNGGLVGYFGYDCVRYVEKRLGKCPNPDPLGVPDILLMVSDAVVVFDNLAGKMHAIVLADPAQADAFEQGQAQLQQLLEKLRQPITPRRGLDFSKQQAAEPVFRSSFTQDDYEKAVDTIKEYILAGDCMQVVPSQRMSIDFKAAPIDLYRALRCFNPTPYMYFFNFGDFHVVGSSPEVLVRVEDNLITVRPIAGTRPRGATEEADVALEEDLLSDDKEIAEHLMLIDLGRNDTGRVSEIGSVKLTEKMVIERYSNVMHIVSNVTGQLKAGLTAMDALRAILPAGTLSGAPKIRAMEIIDELEPVKRGVYGGAVGYFAWNGNMDTAIAIRTAVIKNGELHVQAGGGIVADSVPALEWEETINKRRAMFRAVALAEQTPD is encoded by the coding sequence ATGATCCGCGAAGAATTCCTGCGTCTGGCCGCTGACGGCTACAACCGCATCCCGCTGGCCTGCGAAACCCTGGCCGACTTCGACACGCCGCTGTCGATCTACCTGAAACTGGCCGACCAACCTAACTCCTACCTGCTCGAATCGGTGCAGGGCGGCGAGAAATGGGGCCGTTACTCGATCATCGGCCTGCCATGCCGTACCGTGCTGCGGGTTCACGACCATCACGTGAGTATCACCGTCGATGGCGTCGAGACCGAAAGCCATGACGTTGAAGACCCGCTGGCCTTCGTCGAAACCTTCAAGGCCCGCTACAACGTGCCGACCATTGCCGGTCTGCCGCGCTTCAACGGCGGTCTGGTGGGCTACTTCGGTTATGACTGCGTGCGCTATGTAGAGAAGCGCCTCGGCAAATGCCCGAACCCGGATCCGCTGGGTGTACCGGACATTCTGCTGATGGTCTCCGATGCGGTGGTGGTGTTCGACAACCTCGCCGGCAAGATGCACGCGATCGTGCTGGCCGATCCGGCTCAGGCCGATGCCTTCGAGCAGGGCCAAGCGCAATTGCAGCAACTGCTGGAAAAACTGCGTCAGCCGATCACTCCGCGCCGTGGCCTGGATTTCAGCAAGCAGCAGGCGGCCGAGCCGGTGTTCCGCTCCAGTTTCACCCAGGACGACTACGAAAAAGCCGTCGACACCATCAAGGAATACATCCTCGCCGGTGACTGCATGCAGGTCGTGCCGTCCCAGCGCATGTCGATCGACTTCAAGGCTGCCCCGATCGATCTGTACCGCGCGCTGCGTTGCTTCAACCCGACGCCGTACATGTACTTCTTCAACTTCGGCGATTTCCACGTCGTCGGCAGTTCGCCGGAAGTGCTGGTGCGGGTCGAAGACAACCTGATCACCGTGCGCCCGATTGCCGGCACCCGTCCTCGCGGGGCCACCGAAGAGGCAGACGTGGCGCTGGAAGAAGACCTGCTGTCCGACGACAAGGAGATCGCCGAGCACCTGATGCTGATCGACCTCGGTCGCAACGACACCGGGCGCGTATCGGAAATCGGCTCGGTGAAGCTCACCGAGAAGATGGTCATCGAGCGTTATTCCAACGTGATGCACATCGTGTCCAACGTGACCGGCCAGTTGAAAGCCGGGCTGACAGCGATGGACGCGCTGCGGGCGATCCTGCCGGCGGGCACCTTGTCCGGCGCGCCGAAGATCCGTGCGATGGAAATCATCGACGAGCTGGAACCGGTCAAGCGTGGCGTCTACGGTGGGGCGGTCGGTTACTTCGCCTGGAACGGCAACATGGACACCGCGATTGCGATCCGTACTGCCGTGATCAAAAACGGCGAACTGCACGTGCAGGCCGGTGGCGGCATCGTCGCCGACTCGGTGCCGGCGCTGGAATGGGAAGAAACCATCAACAAGCGCCGGGCGATGTTCCGTGCGGTTGCGCTGGCCGAGCAAACCCCGGACTGA
- a CDS encoding lipoate--protein ligase family protein: MIPTSLTIEAGLQAEQDLLASVCAGDAEFGLLFWQPSDRALVMPRRLNRLPGFDPACEVSAAAGWPVLLRETGGEPVPQSASTINIALVYAPPRSEGDLNRIETAYRRLCDPICELLDELGGTSSLGEIDGAFCDGRFNVNLDGRKMVGTAQRWRQSQGGQRPVGLVHGAMLVDDERESMVAAVNRFNEACGLEQRVRAASHIALHEKFPAPHALARLDELFRLMLAQIYTG; encoded by the coding sequence ATGATCCCCACTTCCCTGACCATCGAAGCCGGCCTGCAAGCCGAACAGGATCTGCTGGCCTCGGTCTGCGCTGGTGATGCCGAATTCGGCTTGCTGTTCTGGCAGCCCAGCGATCGCGCTTTGGTCATGCCTCGCCGTTTGAATCGCTTGCCCGGATTCGATCCCGCCTGCGAAGTCTCCGCTGCTGCCGGTTGGCCGGTGCTGTTGCGTGAAACCGGCGGCGAACCGGTTCCGCAATCGGCTTCCACCATCAACATTGCACTGGTCTACGCACCGCCTCGCAGCGAAGGCGATCTGAACCGCATCGAAACCGCTTACCGGCGGCTGTGCGATCCGATCTGCGAGTTGCTGGATGAGTTGGGTGGCACTTCGTCGTTGGGTGAAATCGACGGTGCATTCTGCGATGGGCGCTTCAACGTCAATCTCGACGGTCGCAAGATGGTAGGTACCGCCCAGCGCTGGCGTCAGAGTCAGGGCGGTCAGCGTCCGGTGGGTTTGGTGCACGGTGCGATGCTGGTGGATGACGAACGTGAGTCGATGGTTGCGGCGGTCAATCGCTTCAACGAAGCGTGTGGTCTGGAGCAGCGGGTACGTGCCGCCAGTCACATCGCTCTGCATGAAAAATTCCCGGCGCCCCATGCACTGGCGCGTCTCGATGAGCTCTTTCGTCTGATGCTGGCGCAGATCTACACCGGCTGA
- the trpD gene encoding anthranilate phosphoribosyltransferase encodes MNIKTALSRIVDHLDLSTDEMRDVMREIMTGQCTDAQIGAFMMAMRMKSESIDEIVGAVSVMRELADKVELQTLDRVVDVVGTGGDGANIFNVSTASSFVVAAAGCTVAKHGNRAVSGKSGSADLLEAAGIYLNLTPVQVARCIDNVGIGFMFAQTHHKAMKYAAGPRRDLGLRTLFNMLGPLTNPAGVKHQVVGVFTPALCRPLAEVLQRLGSKHVLVVHSKDGLDEFSLAAPTFVAELKDDQITEYWVEPEDLGMKSQSLHGLSVEGPEASLALIRDALGKRKTENGQKAAEMIVLNAGAALYAADLATSLKEGVALAHDALHTGLAREKLEELGAFTAVFKVENEG; translated from the coding sequence ATGAATATCAAGACAGCCCTGAGCCGTATCGTCGATCACCTTGACCTCAGCACCGATGAAATGCGCGACGTGATGCGCGAAATCATGACCGGCCAATGCACGGACGCGCAGATCGGTGCGTTCATGATGGCCATGCGCATGAAGAGCGAAAGCATCGACGAGATCGTCGGCGCCGTGTCGGTGATGCGCGAATTGGCGGACAAGGTCGAACTCCAGACCCTCGACCGCGTGGTCGATGTGGTCGGCACCGGCGGTGACGGGGCGAACATTTTCAACGTGTCGACCGCGTCTTCCTTCGTGGTCGCCGCAGCTGGCTGCACCGTGGCCAAACACGGTAACCGTGCGGTATCGGGCAAGAGCGGCAGCGCCGATCTGCTGGAAGCCGCCGGCATCTACCTCAACCTGACCCCGGTTCAGGTGGCGCGCTGCATCGACAACGTCGGTATCGGTTTCATGTTTGCCCAGACCCACCACAAAGCCATGAAATACGCCGCCGGCCCGCGTCGCGATCTCGGCCTGCGCACCCTGTTCAACATGCTTGGCCCGCTTACGAATCCGGCCGGTGTGAAACATCAGGTGGTGGGCGTGTTCACCCCGGCGCTGTGCCGGCCGCTGGCTGAAGTCTTGCAGCGCCTGGGCAGCAAGCACGTGCTGGTGGTGCATTCGAAGGACGGTCTGGACGAGTTCAGTCTGGCGGCGCCGACCTTTGTCGCCGAGCTGAAGGACGATCAGATCACCGAATATTGGGTCGAGCCGGAAGATCTGGGCATGAAGAGCCAGAGCCTGCACGGTCTGTCGGTCGAAGGCCCGGAAGCGTCGCTGGCGCTGATCCGCGATGCACTGGGCAAGCGCAAGACCGAGAACGGTCAGAAGGCTGCCGAAATGATCGTGCTCAATGCCGGTGCGGCGCTGTACGCCGCCGATCTGGCGACAAGTCTGAAAGAGGGCGTGGCACTGGCCCACGACGCTCTGCACACCGGTCTTGCTCGGGAAAAACTCGAGGAGTTGGGTGCCTTTACCGCGGTATTCAAAGTGGAGAATGAGGGATGA
- the crp gene encoding cAMP-activated global transcriptional regulator CRP, whose product MVGITPTPKIKNLDKLLMHCQRRRHAAKSNIICAGDRSDTLYFIIRGSVTILIEDDDGREMIIAYLNAGDFFGELGLFEEAGQEQQRSAWVRAKVECEVAEISYSKFRELSQQDPDILYVLSGQIAQRLRNTTRKVGDLAFFDVTGRVARCLLELCKQPDAMTHPDGMQIKVTRQEIGRIVGCSREMVGRVLKDLEERNLVDVKGKTMVVFGTR is encoded by the coding sequence ATGGTTGGTATTACCCCCACACCCAAAATCAAGAACCTCGACAAGCTGCTGATGCATTGCCAGCGCCGGCGTCACGCGGCCAAGAGCAACATCATCTGCGCCGGGGATCGCTCGGATACGCTGTACTTCATCATCCGGGGTTCGGTCACGATCCTGATCGAGGACGACGACGGCCGCGAGATGATCATCGCCTACCTGAATGCCGGGGACTTTTTCGGCGAGTTGGGTCTGTTCGAAGAAGCCGGCCAGGAACAACAGCGCAGCGCCTGGGTGCGGGCCAAGGTTGAATGCGAAGTCGCGGAAATCAGCTACTCCAAGTTCCGTGAATTGTCGCAGCAGGATCCGGACATTCTTTACGTGCTCAGCGGACAAATTGCACAACGCCTGCGCAATACTACCCGCAAGGTCGGCGACCTGGCGTTCTTCGACGTCACCGGTCGTGTCGCTCGCTGTTTGCTGGAGCTGTGCAAACAACCGGACGCGATGACCCACCCGGACGGCATGCAGATCAAGGTGACCCGTCAGGAAATCGGCCGGATTGTCGGTTGCTCACGGGAGATGGTCGGTCGCGTGCTCAAGGATCTTGAGGAGCGCAACCTGGTGGATGTGAAAGGCAAGACCATGGTGGTCTTCGGCACTCGCTGA
- a CDS encoding iron-containing alcohol dehydrogenase, whose amino-acid sequence MSLSSFKIAHKLITGAGAIEQLSAELTRLDIDNPLIVTDAALVKSGTVELALAQIGEREYEIFDRVLPDPEIAIVEDCMRVYREGGHDGLIGLGGGSAIDIAKSVAAYAGYHGALEDLFGVDQVPRKGPPLIAIPTTAGTGSEVTNVAILSDKVAQLKKGIVSDYLLPDVALVSPQMTLTCPRSVTAASGVDALVHAIESYLSLNASPITDSLAIGAIKLIARSLPKAYANPSNLQAREDMATASLMAGMAFGNAGVGAVHALAYPLGGRFNIAHGVSNALLLPYVMTWNKMACVERMQDIAEAMGVKTAHLSLNEAADSAVAAMTELCAAVEIPLGLRSFGVPEEAIPAMAVEAAGIERLMRNNPRKLSAADIEKIYRAAY is encoded by the coding sequence ATGAGTCTTTCCTCGTTCAAGATTGCTCACAAACTGATCACCGGCGCCGGAGCCATCGAGCAACTGTCGGCCGAGCTCACGCGGCTGGACATCGATAACCCGCTGATTGTCACCGATGCCGCGCTGGTCAAGTCCGGCACGGTTGAGCTGGCGCTGGCGCAGATCGGCGAGCGCGAGTACGAAATCTTCGACCGGGTGCTACCCGATCCGGAGATCGCCATCGTCGAGGACTGCATGCGTGTCTACCGCGAAGGCGGGCATGACGGGCTGATCGGTCTCGGTGGCGGCAGTGCCATCGACATCGCCAAGAGCGTCGCGGCATATGCCGGTTATCACGGTGCGCTGGAAGATCTGTTCGGCGTCGATCAGGTACCGCGCAAAGGCCCGCCGCTGATTGCGATCCCGACTACCGCCGGCACCGGTTCTGAAGTGACCAACGTCGCCATACTTTCGGACAAGGTCGCCCAACTGAAGAAAGGCATCGTCAGCGATTACCTTTTGCCAGACGTGGCGCTGGTCAGCCCGCAGATGACCCTGACCTGCCCGCGCAGTGTCACCGCCGCCAGTGGCGTCGATGCGCTGGTGCATGCCATCGAATCCTACCTGTCACTGAATGCCTCGCCGATCACCGATTCGCTGGCCATCGGCGCAATCAAATTGATCGCCCGGTCCTTGCCCAAGGCCTACGCCAATCCCTCCAACCTGCAGGCCCGGGAAGACATGGCCACCGCCAGCCTGATGGCCGGCATGGCGTTCGGCAATGCCGGGGTTGGCGCGGTGCATGCGCTGGCGTATCCGCTGGGTGGGCGTTTCAACATTGCCCACGGCGTCAGCAATGCGTTGCTGCTGCCGTATGTCATGACCTGGAACAAGATGGCCTGCGTCGAACGGATGCAGGATATCGCCGAAGCCATGGGGGTGAAGACCGCTCATCTGAGTCTCAATGAGGCCGCCGACAGTGCGGTCGCTGCGATGACCGAACTGTGCGCGGCGGTAGAAATTCCGCTGGGCTTGCGCAGTTTCGGCGTGCCCGAAGAAGCGATCCCGGCCATGGCGGTAGAGGCCGCGGGAATCGAGCGCCTGATGCGCAACAACCCGCGCAAGCTCAGTGCCGCCGACATCGAGAAGATCTACCGGGCGGCGTACTGA
- the estP gene encoding esterase EstP produces MIKQTLFVPLAGCLLAMACAQANAAPNPYSNFVVFGDSLSDAGTFTDSGGPAGSGKRFTNRTGPNYQDGSGEFYSLNATQLLGGRLGFTPDQTAASSSTVRPDQGLPDGNNWAVGGYRTDQILDSITSQSATGERTRAGYLPSNGFRADPNALYYLTGGGNDFLQGRVTSLPQANAAADRLVDSVRTLQGAGARYIMVWLLPDIGLTPAINGSPLQAFTSQLSAQFNTELVSQLQSVNANVIPLNVPVLLKEAFANPAQFGLATDQNLVGTCFSGNSCTENARYGINSVTPDPTKLIYNDAVHPTEAGQRLIADYAYSLLAAPWEATLLPQMAQGTLRSHQDELRNQWLADWENWQTVGQWRAIVAGGGQHQDFDSQRSGASADGNGYNLNIGGSYRLNDAWRVGVAAGFYNQKLEAGDNDSDYKLNTYLGTAFAQYQQNRWWGDAAVTAGHLDYDSLKRKFQLGVNERGEKGDTDGYVLAFSGRVGYDIAPEASSPWHLSPFVSADFAKVEVDGYSENGADSTALTFDDQSRISRRLGLGFQGKYQITPQTQVFGELAHEREYNDDTQNVTMNLNSLPNNRYTLAGYAPQTNLNRLNLGVSHNLTKDLALRASYDIRKDDDFTQQGINVGVALDF; encoded by the coding sequence ATGATCAAACAGACGTTGTTTGTACCGCTCGCCGGATGCCTGCTCGCGATGGCCTGCGCCCAGGCGAATGCCGCACCCAACCCTTATTCCAATTTCGTGGTCTTCGGCGACAGTCTCAGCGACGCGGGGACCTTCACCGACAGCGGCGGTCCCGCCGGATCGGGCAAACGCTTCACCAACCGCACGGGCCCGAACTATCAGGACGGCAGCGGTGAGTTCTACTCGCTCAACGCCACCCAATTGCTCGGCGGCCGTCTCGGCTTCACCCCGGATCAGACCGCCGCCTCGTCCTCTACCGTACGCCCCGACCAAGGTTTGCCGGATGGCAACAACTGGGCCGTGGGCGGCTATCGCACCGACCAGATTCTCGACTCGATCACCAGCCAGTCCGCCACCGGCGAACGCACCCGCGCCGGTTATCTGCCGTCGAACGGTTTCCGTGCCGACCCGAATGCCCTGTATTACCTGACCGGGGGCGGCAACGATTTCCTCCAGGGCCGCGTCACCAGTCTTCCTCAAGCGAATGCCGCCGCCGATCGACTGGTCGACAGCGTACGCACGCTGCAAGGCGCCGGCGCCCGCTACATCATGGTCTGGCTGTTGCCGGACATCGGCCTGACCCCGGCCATCAACGGTTCGCCGCTGCAGGCTTTCACCTCGCAACTCAGCGCCCAGTTCAACACCGAACTGGTCAGCCAGCTGCAGAGCGTCAATGCCAACGTCATTCCGCTGAACGTCCCGGTACTGCTCAAAGAAGCGTTCGCCAATCCGGCGCAGTTCGGTCTGGCAACCGACCAGAACCTGGTCGGCACCTGCTTCAGCGGCAACAGCTGCACGGAGAACGCCCGATACGGGATCAACAGCGTCACCCCGGACCCGACCAAGCTGATCTACAACGACGCCGTCCACCCGACCGAAGCCGGGCAGCGCCTGATTGCCGATTACGCCTACTCGCTGCTGGCCGCGCCATGGGAAGCGACCCTGCTTCCGCAAATGGCCCAAGGCACCTTGCGCTCGCACCAGGATGAACTGCGCAACCAGTGGCTGGCGGATTGGGAAAACTGGCAGACCGTTGGCCAATGGCGGGCGATTGTCGCCGGTGGCGGCCAGCATCAGGACTTCGACAGCCAGCGCAGCGGCGCCAGCGCCGACGGCAACGGTTACAACCTGAACATCGGCGGCAGCTACCGTCTCAACGACGCCTGGCGCGTGGGCGTGGCGGCCGGTTTCTACAATCAGAAACTCGAGGCCGGCGACAACGACTCGGACTACAAGCTGAACACTTACCTCGGCACCGCGTTCGCCCAGTACCAGCAGAACCGCTGGTGGGGTGACGCCGCCGTGACCGCCGGGCATCTGGATTACGACAGCCTCAAACGCAAATTCCAGCTGGGGGTCAACGAACGCGGGGAGAAAGGCGATACCGACGGCTATGTTCTGGCCTTCAGTGGACGCGTGGGTTACGACATTGCGCCAGAAGCGAGCAGCCCATGGCACCTGTCGCCATTCGTCAGTGCCGACTTTGCCAAAGTTGAAGTCGATGGTTATTCGGAAAACGGCGCCGACTCCACCGCGCTGACGTTCGATGACCAGTCGCGCATATCCCGCCGTCTCGGCCTTGGGTTCCAGGGCAAGTACCAGATCACCCCGCAGACCCAGGTGTTCGGCGAACTGGCCCATGAGCGCGAGTACAACGACGACACCCAGAATGTGACGATGAACCTCAACAGCCTGCCGAACAATCGCTACACCCTGGCCGGCTATGCCCCTCAAACCAACCTGAACCGCCTGAACCTGGGCGTGAGCCACAACCTCACCAAGGATCTGGCATTGCGCGCCAGCTACGACATCCGCAAGGATGACGACTTCACCCAGCAAGGGATCAACGTCGGCGTAGCGCTCGACTTCTGA